The following are from one region of the Carassius auratus strain Wakin chromosome 43, ASM336829v1, whole genome shotgun sequence genome:
- the LOC113061512 gene encoding eukaryotic translation initiation factor 4 gamma 2-like: MTKGASSGGGGGRGASQHYPKTVGNSEYLGKTPGPSVQRWVPSRSTRRDVNSSNEKEHHDAIFRKVRGILNKLTPEKFDKLCLELLNVGVDNKVVLKGVILLIVDKALEEPKYSSLYAQLCLRLAEDAPNFDGQTPEIQSSQKQSTTFRRLLISKLQDEFENRTKNVDIYDKQDNPLTSEEEEQRAIAKFKMLGNIKFIGELGKLDLIHESILHKCIKTLLEKKKRVQLKDMGEDLECLCQIMRTVGPRLDHEKAKSLMDQYFGRMQSLMNNKDLPARIRFLLQDTLELRENNWVPRKAFIDNGPKTINQIRQDAVKDLGVFIPPMNQGIRMDFFLEGPFMPNRMKLDRETLGGLADMFGQMPGSGIGTGPGVIQDRFSPTLGRHRTNPLFNGHSGHMASQPQSQFDLGMKPFIKSNQGQNQHFHNQNQNHSNQQQAQSKDMHPRFKKGQLNADEISLRPAQSFLVNKNQMPKLHPHIPTMIPPSAQPPRTQTPPLGQPPQLGLKTNPPLIQEKPQKTTKKPAPAKEELLKMTESIVTDYLNSKNMEDAVSGVKEMKAPKHFLPEMLSKIILCSLERSDVDREQASTLIHTLRTESLITGENFMQALLNVLDQCPKIEVDIPLVKSYLAQFAARAIIAELVSVAELAHPLENGNHFPLFLLCLQQASKLKDREWLTDLFQQSKVNMQKMLPEIDQNKDRMLEVLEGKGLSFLFPLLKLEKELLKQIKADPSPQAIYKWIKDNISPKLHTDKGFINILITSLLQYIFAELGVDEGDEQLASPSKEQLDQEKQLLLSFKPVMQKFLHNQADLQVSALYALQVHCNASAFPKGMLLRYFVHFYDMEIIEEEAFLAWKEDISQEFPGKGKALFQVNQWLTWLETAEEEESEEEAD, encoded by the exons ATGACCAAGGG TGCTTCTTCGGGCGGAGGAGGAGGTAGGGGTGCCTCTCAGCACTATCCCAAGACTGTCGGTAACAG CGAGTACCTGGGGAAAACCCCAGGGCCTAGCGTTCAGAGATGGGTTCCTTCACGAAGCACTAGACGAGATGTCAACTCCTCCAATGAAAAAGAACATCACGATGCAATATTTAGGAAAGTGAGAGG catactTAATAAGCTGACCCCCGAGAAGTTTGACAAGCTATGCCTTGAGCTTCTCAATGTTGGTGTAGACAATAAAGTTGTCCTCAAAGGTGTCATCTTGCTG ATCGTAGACAAAGCCCTAGAAGAGCCCAAATACAGCTCACTCTATGCTCAGCTATGTCTGCGTTTGGCAGAGGATGCACCAAACTTTGATGGCCAAACACCTGAAATACAGTCGTCACAAAAGCAGAGCACA ACTTTCAGAAGACTTCTAATTTCAAAGCTTCAAGATGAATTTGAAAACCGCACCAAAAATGTTGACA TCTATGACAAACAAGACAACCCTCTCACCtctgaggaggaggagcagcgtgcCATTGCCAAGTTCAAGATGCTTGGCAATATCAAATTCATTGGAGAACTCGGCAAACTTGACCTCATCCATGAATCTATCCTTCATAAGTGCATCAAAACA cttttggagaaaaaaaagagggtCCAGCTCAAGGACATGGGAGAGGATCTGGAGTGTCTCTGTCAGATAATGAGAACTGTGGGGCCCAGACTCGACCATGAAAAAGCCAAG TCTTTAATGGATCAGTACTTTGGCCGGATGCAATCCTTAATGAACAACAAGGATTTGCCTGCAAGGATTCGTTTCCTATTGCAGGACACTTTGGAGCTGAGAGAGAACAATTGGGTCCCTCGCAAAGCTTTCATCGACAATGGACCAAAGACGATTAACCAGATTCGTCAAGATGCAGTGAAG GATTTGGGTGTTTTCATTCCACCCATGAACCAGGGAATTAGAATGGACTTCTTCCTAGAAGGCCCCTTCATGCCGAACAGGATGAAACTGGATAGAGAAACTCTAGGGGGATTGGCCGATATGTTTGGTCAGATGCCAG GTAGTGGCATAGGGACTGGTCCAGGTGTGATCCAGGACAGATTTTCCCCCACCCTAGGACGTCATCGTACAAATCCTCTTTTTAATGGCCACAGTGGACACATGGCTTCCCAACCACAGTCACAGTTTGACTTGGGTATGAAGCCTTTCATCAAGTCTAACCAG GGACAGAATCAGCATTTTCACAATCAAAACCAGAACCATTCAAACCAGCAGCAAGCTCAATCCAAGGACATGCATCCACGTTTCAAGAAGGGGCAGCTCAATGCAGATGAG ATCAGCCTTAGACCTGCTCAGTCGTTCCTCGTGAATAAAAACCAAATGCCAAAACTGCATCCCCACATCCCTACCATGATTCCACCAAGTGCTCAGCCTCCACGAACACAGACTCCACCACTCGGACAG CCTCCTCAACTTGGTCTGAAAACCAACCCGCCTCTGATCCAGGAGAAACCTCAAAAGACTACTAAGAAACCAGCGCCTGCTAAGGAGGAACTGCTGAAAATGACT GAGAGCATTGTGACAGATTATCTGAACAGTAAGAACATGGAGGATGCTGTCAGTGGTGTGAAAGAGATGAAAGCTCCCAAACACTTTCTGCCAGAGATGTTGAGTAAAATTATCTTGTGTTCTCTGGAGAGAAGTGATGTGGACCGGGAGCAGGCTAGCACTCTTATCCATACATTACGCACTGAGAGCTTAATCACTGGGGAAAACTTCATGCAG GCTCTGCTGAATGTCTTAGATCAATGCCCTAAGATAGAGGTGGACATTCCTCTGGTTAAGTCATACCTAGCACAGTTTGCAGCACGGGCTATCATTGCAGAGTTGGTCAGTGTGGCAGAACTGGCTCATCCACTGGAGAACGGCAACCACTTTCCTCTTTTCTTGCTATGCCTGCAGCAAGCATCCAAGCTCAAGGACCGTGAGTGGCTCACAGATCTCTTTCAGCAGAGCAAGGTCAACATGCAGAAGATGCTTCCTG AAATTGACCAGAATAAGGACCGTATGCTGGAGGTTCTTGAGGGCAAAGGTTTAAGTTTCCTTTTCCCCTTGTTGAAACTGGAGAAGGAACTGCTGAAGCAGATCAAGGCAGACCCCTCCCCTCAGGCCATCTACAAGTGGATCAAAGACAACATTTCTCCCAAACTCCACACTGACAAGGGCTTCATCAACATACTTATAACCAG CTTGCTGCAGTATATCTTTGCTGAGCTTGGCGTGGACGAAGGTGATGAGCAACTGGCCTCCCCTTCTAAAGAGCAGCTGGACCAGGAGAAGCAACTGCTACTCTCCTTTAAGCCAGTCATGCAGAAGTTCCTCCACAATCAGGCTGACCTGCAGGTCAGTGCCCTGTATGCCCTGCAGGTGCACTGCAATGCCAGCGCTTTCCCAAAAG gtaTGTTGCTTCGCTACTTTGTCCACTTTTATGACATGGAAATTATTGAGGAGGAAGCTTTTCTTGCATGGAAAGAAGACATTTCCCAAGAATTTCCTGGAAAAGGGAAAGCCTTATTCCAG GTGAATCAGTGGCTGACTTGGCTTGAGACCGCTGAGGAAGAGGAGTCTGAGGAGGAAGCTGACTGA